A genomic segment from Nyctibius grandis isolate bNycGra1 chromosome W unlocalized genomic scaffold, bNycGra1.pri SUPER_W_unloc_2, whole genome shotgun sequence encodes:
- the LOC137677146 gene encoding mitochondrial nicotinamide adenine dinucleotide transporter SLC25A51-like, with product MDSQDCVPTNSKQDISHHIKGSSGKHYLCGYCAAFTNIAVTFPIQKVLFRQQLYGLKTKDAVYQLQKDGIRNLYRGILPPLMQKTTTLALMFGLYEDFSSLLYSHTSAPELLTRSMAAVLAGTTEALLTPFERVQTLLQDYKHHDKFTNTYQAFKVLKVYGIREYYRGLVPILLRNGSSNILFFGLRGPIKQCLPEATSYSTHLVNDFICGGLLGAMLGSLFFPMNVVKARMQSQIGGEFQSFSKVFVTIWLERDKKWMHLFRGAHLNYHRSVLSWGIINATYEFLLKLL from the coding sequence atggattCACAAGATTGTGTCCCAACAAATTCAAAGCAAGATATCAGCCATCACATAAAGGGTAGCTCTGGTAAACATTATCTTTGTGGCTATTGTGCAGCCTTCACCAATATAGCAGTCACCTTTCCCATCCAGAAGGTCCTCTTTCGACAACAGTTGTATGGCTTGAAAACAAAGGATGCAGTATATCAGCTGCAGAAAGATGGAATTCGAAATCTCTATCGTGGAATCCTTCCTCCATTAATGCAAAAAACTACCACCCTGGCTCTAATGTTTGGCTTGTATGAAGATTTCTCCTCCTTGCTCTATAGTCACACAAGTGCACCTGAACTTCTAACTCGCAGCATGGCAGCAGTGCTTGCAGGGACCACGGAAGCCCTTCTTACACCTTTTGAACGAGTCCAGACTTTGCTTCAGGACTACAAACATCATGACAAATTTACAAACACTTACCAGGCTTTCAAGGTACTAAAAGTCTATGGTATTAGAGAATATTATCGGGGTTTGGTACCTATTCTGCTCCGGAATGGAAGCAGTAACATCCTCTTCTTTGGCCTACGAGGACCTATCAAACAGTGTCTGCCTGAAGCAACTTCTTATAGCACTCACTTGGTCAATGACTTTATCTGTGGAGGGCTGTTGGGTGCCATGCTGGGATCCTTATTTTTCCCAATGAATGTTGTAAAAGCTCGCATGCAATCTCAAATTGGTGGCgaatttcagtctttttcaaaagtttttgtGACAATCTGGCTAGAACGTGATAAAAAATGGATGCATCTTTTCAGAGGAGCCCATCTGAATTACCATCGTTCTGTCCTGTCCTGGGGCATAATCAATGCAACATATGAATTCTTGCTAAAGCTGTTATGA